One segment of Pantoea sp. Lij88 DNA contains the following:
- the gcvT gene encoding glycine cleavage system aminomethyltransferase GcvT, translating to MTQQTPLFEQHQACGARMVDFHGWMMPLHYGSQMDEHHVVRTDAGMFDVSHMTIVDLTGPRTREFLRYLLANDVAKLTQPGKALYTGMLNASGGVIDDLIVYFMSEEFFRLVVNSATRENDLAWITQHAQGYGITLTERDDLALIAVQGPQAQQKAQTLFSEEQRQAVAGMKPFFGVQSGDLFIATTGYTGEAGYEIAMPAGEAADFWQRLLAAGVKPAGLGARDTLRLEAGMNLYGQEMDEGVSPLAANMGWTVCWEPADRDFIGREALELQRERGTEKLVGLILTEKGVLRHGQPVRFTDDQGQSQEGIITSGSFSPTLGCSIALARVPASVGSTAIVEIRNRQMPVQVTRPVFVRAGKPVAQ from the coding sequence ATGACTCAGCAAACACCTCTGTTTGAACAGCATCAGGCCTGCGGTGCCCGCATGGTGGATTTTCATGGCTGGATGATGCCGCTGCACTATGGCTCCCAGATGGATGAACATCATGTAGTGCGTACCGACGCCGGGATGTTTGATGTCTCTCACATGACCATCGTTGACCTGACAGGCCCGCGTACCCGCGAATTTCTGCGCTACCTGCTGGCGAATGATGTGGCAAAACTGACGCAGCCGGGCAAAGCGCTCTACACCGGAATGCTGAATGCGTCGGGTGGCGTCATTGATGATTTGATTGTTTACTTTATGAGCGAGGAATTCTTCCGGCTGGTGGTGAATTCCGCGACCCGTGAAAACGATCTCGCCTGGATCACGCAGCACGCGCAGGGCTATGGCATTACGCTGACGGAACGCGATGACCTGGCGCTGATTGCCGTGCAGGGCCCGCAGGCGCAGCAGAAAGCGCAGACGCTGTTCAGCGAGGAGCAGCGTCAGGCTGTTGCTGGCATGAAGCCGTTTTTTGGTGTGCAGTCAGGTGACCTGTTTATCGCGACCACCGGCTACACCGGCGAAGCGGGATATGAAATCGCGATGCCCGCAGGCGAGGCGGCCGATTTCTGGCAGCGTCTGCTGGCCGCTGGCGTAAAACCGGCTGGCCTTGGTGCTCGCGACACGCTGCGTCTGGAAGCGGGTATGAATCTGTATGGTCAGGAGATGGACGAAGGCGTTTCACCACTGGCTGCCAACATGGGCTGGACGGTGTGCTGGGAACCCGCTGACCGCGATTTCATCGGCCGGGAAGCGCTGGAACTTCAGCGTGAACGTGGCACCGAAAAACTGGTGGGGCTGATCCTCACAGAAAAAGGGGTGCTGCGTCACGGCCAGCCGGTGCGTTTCACCGATGACCAGGGGCAGTCGCAGGAGGGGATCATCACCAGTGGTTCTTTCTCACCGACGCTGGGTTGCAGCATCGCCCTGGCGCGCGTACCGGCCTCCGTCGGGAGCACCGCCATCGTTGAGATCCGTAACCGCCAGATGCCTGTCCAGGTTACCCGTCCCGTTTTTGTCCGCGCCGGTAAACCGGTCGCCCAGTAA
- the gcvH gene encoding glycine cleavage system protein GcvH — translation MSNVPNTLKYRDSHEWVRKEADGSYTVGITEHAQELLGDMVFVDLPEVGATFAAGEECAVAESVKAASDIYAPISGEIVAVNEALTDSPEQVNSEPYDGGWLFKIKASDASELDSLLDADAYKASIDE, via the coding sequence ATGAGCAATGTGCCGAATACGTTGAAGTACCGCGACAGCCACGAATGGGTGCGCAAAGAAGCGGATGGCAGCTACACCGTGGGTATTACTGAACATGCGCAGGAGTTACTGGGCGACATGGTGTTTGTCGATCTGCCGGAAGTGGGCGCGACCTTTGCCGCGGGTGAAGAGTGCGCGGTCGCAGAATCCGTTAAAGCGGCTTCTGATATCTATGCACCCATCAGCGGTGAGATTGTGGCGGTTAACGAAGCACTGACTGACTCACCGGAGCAGGTCAACAGCGAGCCTTATGACGGCGGCTGGTTATTCAAAATCAAAGCCAGCGACGCGTCTGAACTCGACTCGCTGCTGGACGCGGATGCTTATAAGGCTTCCATCGACGAGTAG
- the gcvP gene encoding aminomethyl-transferring glycine dehydrogenase, with protein MTQTLSQLEHNGAFIERHIGPSPEQQAQMLDAIGARSLDALISTIVPADIQLPGPPAVGEAATEQQALAELKAIASQNLRYKSWIGMGYSAVITPPVILRNMLENPGWYTAYTPYQPEVSQGRLEALLNFQQLTLDLTGMDIASASLLDEATAAAEAMAMAKRVSKLKNAHKFFIANDIHPQTLDVVRTRAETFGFELIIDSADKASDHDDLFGVLLQQVGTTGEAHDYSALIAGLKARKVVVSMAADFMSLVLLEAPGKQGADIVFGSAQRFGVPMGYGGPHAAFFASRDEHKRSMPGRIIGVSRDAAGNTALRMAMQTREQHIRREKANSNICTSQVLLANIAGLYAVFHGPAGLKRIASRIHRFTSILAAGLQQGGLKLRHQYWFDTLTVEVADKAAVLNRALSFGVNLRSDIHNAVGITLDETTCRDDILALFAILLGEDHGQDLEKLDSDVASESHAIPAGLQRHSEILTHPVFNRHHSETEMMRYMHSLEKKDLALNQAMIPLGSCTMKLNAAAEMIPITWPEFAELHPFCPAEQATGYLQMIGQLSQWLVQLTGYDALCMQPNSGAQGEYAGLLAIRRYHESRGQGDRHLCLIPSSAHGTNPASAQMAGMDVVVVACDKQGNIDLGDLREKAAQAGDKLSCIMVTYPSTHGVYEETIREVCQIVHQYGGQVYLDGANMNAQVGITTPGYIGADVSHLNLHKTFCIPHGGGGPGMGPIGVKAHLAPFVPGHSVVQIDGVLTQQGAVSAAPFGSASILPISWMYIRMMGAEGLKQASSVAILNANYIASRLQSAYPVLYTGRDGRVAHECILDIRPLKEQTGISELDIAKRLIDYGFHAPTMSFPVAGTLMVEPTESESKIELDRFIDAMLAIRMEIDRVAGGEWPLDDNPLVNAPHTQLEIVSEWSHPYSRELAVFPAGSHNKYWPTVKRLDDVFGDRNLFCSCVPMSDYQ; from the coding sequence ATGACTCAGACTCTCAGCCAGCTTGAACACAACGGTGCATTCATTGAGCGCCATATCGGTCCATCACCTGAGCAGCAGGCGCAGATGCTTGACGCGATTGGTGCCCGTTCGCTGGACGCGCTAATCAGCACCATTGTGCCGGCAGATATTCAGTTGCCGGGGCCGCCAGCCGTTGGCGAAGCCGCCACTGAACAGCAGGCGCTGGCCGAACTGAAAGCCATTGCCAGCCAGAACCTGCGTTATAAATCCTGGATTGGTATGGGATACAGCGCGGTCATCACCCCGCCGGTCATCCTGCGTAACATGCTGGAGAACCCGGGCTGGTACACTGCCTATACGCCGTATCAGCCTGAAGTTTCACAGGGCCGTCTGGAAGCGCTGCTGAACTTCCAGCAGCTGACGCTGGATCTTACCGGCATGGATATCGCATCTGCCTCCCTGCTGGATGAAGCCACTGCCGCTGCCGAAGCGATGGCGATGGCAAAGCGCGTCAGCAAGCTCAAAAACGCCCATAAATTCTTCATTGCCAATGATATTCATCCCCAGACGCTGGATGTGGTTCGTACCCGCGCGGAGACGTTTGGCTTCGAACTGATCATTGATAGTGCCGATAAGGCATCCGATCACGACGATCTCTTTGGTGTGCTGCTGCAACAGGTGGGTACCACCGGTGAAGCGCACGATTACAGCGCGCTAATTGCCGGGCTGAAAGCACGCAAAGTCGTGGTCAGCATGGCGGCAGACTTTATGTCGCTGGTGTTACTGGAAGCGCCAGGCAAGCAGGGCGCAGACATCGTCTTTGGTTCCGCTCAGCGCTTCGGTGTGCCGATGGGGTACGGCGGCCCGCACGCTGCCTTCTTCGCCAGTCGCGACGAGCATAAACGCTCTATGCCTGGCCGCATCATCGGTGTGTCTCGTGATGCCGCGGGCAACACGGCGCTGCGTATGGCGATGCAGACCCGTGAACAACATATCCGTCGTGAAAAGGCCAACTCCAATATCTGTACTTCGCAGGTGCTGCTGGCCAACATCGCCGGTCTCTACGCGGTGTTCCACGGTCCGGCCGGTCTGAAACGCATTGCCTCACGCATTCATCGCTTCACCAGCATCCTGGCAGCCGGACTGCAGCAGGGTGGCCTGAAGCTGCGTCATCAGTACTGGTTCGATACGCTGACGGTGGAAGTGGCGGATAAAGCCGCCGTGCTGAACCGCGCCCTGAGTTTTGGCGTTAACCTGCGCAGCGACATCCATAACGCCGTCGGCATCACGCTGGATGAAACCACCTGCCGCGACGATATCCTGGCGCTGTTCGCCATTCTGCTGGGTGAGGATCACGGCCAGGATCTGGAAAAGCTCGACAGCGACGTCGCCAGCGAAAGCCACGCAATTCCTGCTGGCCTGCAACGCCACAGCGAGATCCTGACCCATCCGGTGTTCAACCGTCATCACAGCGAAACGGAGATGATGCGTTACATGCACAGCCTGGAGAAAAAGGATCTGGCGCTGAATCAGGCAATGATCCCGCTGGGCTCCTGCACCATGAAGCTGAATGCCGCCGCCGAGATGATCCCGATCACCTGGCCGGAATTTGCGGAGCTGCATCCATTCTGCCCGGCTGAACAGGCTACCGGTTATCTGCAGATGATCGGCCAGCTGTCGCAGTGGCTGGTGCAGCTCACCGGCTATGATGCACTCTGTATGCAGCCAAACTCTGGCGCGCAGGGTGAATATGCCGGGCTGCTGGCGATCCGCCGCTATCACGAAAGCCGTGGTCAGGGCGATCGCCACCTCTGCCTGATCCCGAGCTCGGCGCACGGGACGAACCCGGCGTCAGCCCAGATGGCGGGTATGGACGTGGTGGTTGTGGCCTGCGATAAACAGGGTAACATCGACCTCGGCGACCTGCGTGAAAAGGCGGCTCAGGCGGGCGATAAGCTCTCCTGCATCATGGTGACTTATCCTTCTACTCACGGCGTCTATGAAGAGACCATCCGTGAAGTGTGCCAGATCGTGCATCAGTACGGCGGTCAGGTTTATCTGGATGGCGCGAACATGAATGCACAGGTCGGCATCACCACGCCAGGTTATATCGGCGCAGATGTATCGCACCTCAATCTGCATAAAACCTTCTGCATTCCGCACGGCGGCGGCGGTCCGGGTATGGGACCGATTGGTGTCAAAGCGCACCTGGCCCCGTTTGTTCCGGGACACAGCGTGGTACAGATCGACGGTGTACTGACGCAGCAGGGCGCGGTCTCCGCAGCGCCGTTTGGCAGCGCCTCCATTCTGCCGATCAGCTGGATGTACATTCGCATGATGGGCGCCGAAGGACTGAAACAGGCCAGTTCGGTCGCGATTCTGAATGCCAACTACATTGCCAGCCGCCTGCAGTCGGCCTATCCGGTGCTCTACACTGGCCGTGACGGCCGCGTGGCGCATGAATGTATTCTCGATATCCGTCCGCTGAAAGAGCAGACCGGTATCAGTGAGCTGGATATCGCTAAGCGCCTGATCGATTACGGATTCCATGCACCGACAATGTCCTTCCCGGTAGCAGGTACGCTGATGGTGGAGCCGACCGAGTCAGAGAGTAAAATCGAACTCGATCGCTTTATCGACGCGATGCTGGCGATCCGCATGGAGATTGACCGGGTAGCGGGTGGCGAATGGCCGCTGGATGACAACCCACTGGTCAATGCGCCGCATACCCAGCTGGAAATCGTCAGTGAGTGGTCACATCCTTACAGCCGTGAACTGGCGGTCTTCCCGGCGGGGAGCCACAACAAATACTGGCCGACGGTAAAACGTCTGGATGATGTATTTGGCGACCGTAATCTGTTCTGCTCCTGCGTGCCGATGAGCGACTATCAGTAA
- a CDS encoding SDR family oxidoreductase, with translation MKMALVTGGSRGIGRATSLLLAARGYRVAVNYRQREAEAQQLVAQIQQQGGEAFAVQADISDEAQVMAMFAQLDQQSVPLALLVNNAGILFQQCRTEQLDAARLQKVFATNVIGSFLCCREAVKRMGTHHGGQGGAIVNVSSAASRTGAPGEYVDYAASKGAMDTLTKGLSLEVAQQGIRVNGVRPGFIYTEMHADGGEPGRVDRLASVIPMGRGGEAEEVAEAIVWLASDAASYITGSIIDAAGGR, from the coding sequence ATGAAAATGGCACTGGTTACGGGTGGCAGCCGCGGTATCGGACGGGCCACGTCGCTGTTACTGGCAGCCCGGGGTTATCGGGTTGCGGTGAACTATCGTCAGCGCGAGGCCGAAGCGCAACAGCTGGTGGCGCAGATCCAGCAGCAGGGAGGCGAGGCCTTTGCGGTTCAGGCGGATATCAGTGATGAAGCCCAGGTGATGGCGATGTTTGCACAGCTCGACCAGCAGTCTGTGCCGCTGGCGTTGCTGGTGAATAACGCCGGGATTCTGTTTCAGCAATGCCGCACCGAGCAACTGGATGCGGCGCGCCTGCAAAAGGTCTTTGCGACCAACGTCATCGGTTCTTTTCTCTGCTGTCGTGAGGCGGTGAAGCGGATGGGCACGCATCACGGCGGTCAGGGTGGCGCGATTGTAAACGTCTCCTCGGCCGCGTCGCGTACCGGTGCGCCCGGCGAATATGTGGATTACGCCGCCTCAAAAGGGGCGATGGATACGCTGACGAAAGGCTTGTCGCTGGAAGTGGCGCAGCAGGGGATTCGGGTCAATGGCGTACGTCCGGGATTCATCTATACAGAGATGCACGCTGATGGTGGAGAGCCGGGCAGGGTTGACAGGCTGGCCAGCGTGATCCCGATGGGACGTGGCGGTGAGGCAGAAGAAGTGGCTGAAGCTATTGTCTGGCTGGCCAGCGACGCGGCCTCTTACATCACCGGCAGCATCATTGACGCTGCCGGTGGGCGTTGA
- a CDS encoding 6-phospho-beta-glucosidase: MSAELQLPEGFLWGGAVAAHQVEGGWDQGGKGVSIADVMTGGSHGVDRVITDGVQPGRFYPNHKGVEFYSHYKQDVALFAEMGFKCFRTSIAWTRIFPNGDEQQPNEAGLQFYDDLFDELLKYGIEPVITLSHFEMPYHLVKEYGGWHNRKVVDFFVRFSEVVLNRYKNKVKYWMTFNEINNQRNWQYPLFGYCCSGVIFTEHEKPEQAMYQVMHHQFVASARVVKLGHDINPDLQIGCMIAMVPIYAFSCHPDDVVLAQESMHQRYVFSDVQMRGYYPAYTLKEWARKGYDIQMEADDAETLRQGCADYVGFSYYMSNAVKTDASGVDDPITGFEGVVKNPHVKASDWGWQIDPVGLRYAMNEMYERYQKPLFIVENGFGAIDKPNADGVIEDDYRIDYLRAHIEEMKKAVAYDGVDLMGYTPWGCLDCVSFTTGQYDKRYGFIHVNKNDDGSGDFSRAKKKSFSWYQQVIASNGENL, encoded by the coding sequence ATGAGTGCAGAATTGCAGTTACCAGAAGGCTTTCTTTGGGGCGGCGCGGTCGCGGCGCATCAGGTTGAAGGCGGCTGGGATCAGGGCGGCAAAGGCGTCAGCATTGCGGACGTGATGACTGGCGGTTCACATGGCGTTGACCGTGTCATTACCGACGGCGTGCAGCCAGGCCGCTTCTACCCGAACCACAAAGGCGTGGAGTTTTACTCCCACTATAAACAGGATGTCGCGCTGTTTGCCGAGATGGGCTTCAAATGCTTCCGCACCTCTATTGCCTGGACCCGCATCTTCCCCAACGGGGATGAGCAGCAGCCGAATGAAGCGGGCCTGCAATTCTATGACGATCTGTTTGATGAACTGCTGAAATATGGCATTGAACCGGTCATCACCCTTTCGCACTTCGAAATGCCTTATCACCTCGTCAAAGAGTATGGCGGCTGGCACAACCGTAAAGTGGTCGACTTCTTTGTGCGCTTCAGCGAAGTGGTGCTGAATCGCTATAAAAACAAAGTGAAGTACTGGATGACCTTTAACGAGATCAACAACCAGCGCAACTGGCAGTATCCGCTGTTTGGTTACTGCTGTTCAGGTGTGATCTTTACCGAACATGAGAAACCTGAACAGGCGATGTATCAGGTGATGCACCACCAGTTTGTTGCCAGCGCCAGAGTGGTGAAACTCGGTCACGACATCAATCCTGACTTACAGATTGGCTGCATGATCGCCATGGTGCCGATCTATGCGTTCTCCTGCCACCCGGACGATGTGGTGCTGGCGCAGGAATCGATGCATCAGCGCTATGTGTTCAGTGACGTGCAGATGCGCGGTTACTACCCGGCCTACACCCTGAAAGAGTGGGCGCGCAAAGGCTACGACATTCAGATGGAAGCGGATGATGCCGAGACGCTGCGCCAGGGCTGCGCAGACTATGTCGGTTTCAGCTACTACATGAGCAACGCCGTGAAGACCGATGCCAGCGGCGTTGACGACCCGATCACCGGCTTTGAAGGCGTGGTGAAAAACCCGCATGTGAAAGCCTCAGACTGGGGCTGGCAGATCGATCCGGTTGGCCTGCGCTATGCCATGAACGAGATGTATGAGCGTTATCAGAAGCCGCTGTTTATTGTGGAAAACGGCTTTGGTGCGATCGATAAGCCCAACGCTGACGGAGTGATTGAAGATGATTACCGCATCGACTATCTGCGTGCGCACATCGAAGAGATGAAGAAAGCCGTGGCGTATGATGGTGTGGATTTAATGGGCTATACGCCGTGGGGCTGCCTGGACTGCGTTTCGTTCACCACCGGCCAGTACGACAAGCGCTACGGCTTTATTCATGTGAATAAAAACGATGATGGCAGCGGCGATTTTTCTCGTGCGAAGAAGAAGAGCTTCAGCTGGTATCAGCAGGTTATCGCCAGCAACGGCGAAAACCTCTGA
- a CDS encoding MurR/RpiR family transcriptional regulator: MFSHRDLARLNDLEMQVYQFIIKHREGVSYMTIRELAEQAGVSTTTVLRFCRKMECEGWSEFRIRLRLSEQQSAPLLNTAGVSEMLSFFKSINNPEFEQLIAQAALKINQAERVFFIGVGTSGSLAKYGARFFSNLGKFSHAIDDPYYPVSPDLYENAVAIILSVSGETEEILRIASQFSLNKCKIIAITNTESCSLAKIGDFNLCYHVPIIRMADNSDITTQVPVTYIIEAIGRQLGK; the protein is encoded by the coding sequence ATGTTTTCGCATCGCGATCTCGCCCGCCTTAACGATCTGGAAATGCAGGTCTATCAGTTCATCATTAAGCACCGCGAAGGCGTCAGCTATATGACGATCCGCGAACTGGCTGAGCAGGCTGGTGTCTCCACTACCACCGTGTTGCGTTTCTGCCGCAAAATGGAGTGTGAAGGCTGGTCAGAATTCCGCATCCGCCTGCGCTTAAGCGAACAACAGAGTGCGCCGCTCCTCAACACGGCGGGCGTCAGCGAGATGCTGAGCTTTTTTAAGAGTATCAATAACCCGGAGTTTGAACAGCTCATCGCCCAGGCCGCGCTGAAAATTAATCAGGCGGAGCGGGTCTTCTTTATTGGCGTCGGCACCTCCGGCAGCCTGGCGAAATATGGCGCGCGCTTTTTCTCTAACCTCGGAAAATTCAGCCATGCGATTGACGACCCCTATTATCCGGTCAGTCCCGATCTCTATGAAAATGCCGTCGCCATTATTTTATCGGTCTCCGGCGAAACTGAAGAGATCCTGCGCATTGCCAGCCAGTTCAGCCTGAATAAGTGCAAAATCATTGCGATAACCAATACGGAAAGCTGCTCGCTGGCGAAGATTGGTGATTTCAATCTCTGCTATCATGTGCCGATTATCCGCATGGCGGACAATTCTGACATTACGACTCAGGTGCCGGTGACCTATATTATTGAAGCGATAGGCCGCCAGCTGGGGAAATAA
- a CDS encoding hemolysin III family protein: protein MTTTLSQKHRPAAGYSVTEEIANSISHGLGCLFGIVGLILMLNQATERQADTITFISYSLYGGSMILLFLASTLYHAIPAGPARPWLKKFDHCAIYLLIAGTYTPFLLVGLRTPLAYGLMAVIWGLALAGIVFKLTIAHRFKALSLVTYLCMGWLSLVVVYQLAMILPPRCIWLLAAGGMIYSLGVIFYVARRIPFNHAIWHLFVLGGSLCHFCAIYFYVR, encoded by the coding sequence ATGACCACCACACTTTCTCAAAAACACCGGCCCGCTGCGGGCTATTCAGTGACTGAAGAAATTGCCAACAGCATCAGTCACGGACTGGGCTGCCTCTTTGGCATCGTCGGGCTGATACTGATGCTCAATCAGGCTACTGAGAGGCAGGCTGACACCATCACTTTTATCAGTTACAGCCTCTACGGCGGCAGCATGATCCTGCTGTTCCTGGCCTCAACGCTCTACCATGCTATCCCGGCCGGACCGGCCAGACCCTGGCTGAAAAAGTTCGATCACTGCGCCATCTATCTGCTGATTGCGGGCACCTATACGCCGTTTCTGCTGGTCGGGCTGAGGACGCCGCTGGCCTATGGATTAATGGCGGTGATCTGGGGGCTGGCGCTGGCGGGTATTGTGTTCAAGCTCACGATTGCGCATCGCTTTAAAGCGCTGTCGCTGGTGACCTATCTCTGTATGGGGTGGCTGTCGCTGGTCGTGGTTTATCAGCTGGCGATGATCCTGCCGCCGCGCTGCATCTGGCTGCTGGCCGCAGGCGGAATGATCTATTCGCTGGGGGTGATTTTCTATGTGGCGCGCCGCATTCCCTTCAATCACGCCATCTGGCATTTGTTCGTGCTGGGCGGCAGTCTCTGCCACTTCTGCGCCATCTATTTTTATGTGCGCTGA
- the ygfZ gene encoding tRNA-modifying protein YgfZ yields MPTFTLPPRQPAASSRLPLTLMSLDKWALVSITGADSTSYLQGQLTLDVAALDADHHSPAAHCDAKGKMWSNMRLFHRGEGYAYLIRRELRDTQLTELKKYAVFSKVTMAADDESVLLGVAGFQARAALANLFDTLPDSEKPVAQQGETTLLWFAHPAERFLIVTSQAMAETLKQKLNDDAQFNDSQQWLALDIEAGIPVIDPATSVQFIPQATNLQALDAISFKKGCYAGQEMVARAKYRGANKRALYWLAGQASHLPDANAPLELQMGERWRRTGSVLAAVQLDDGISWIQVVLNNDLEPDSVLRVEGDEGGHLTIQPLPYSLAEE; encoded by the coding sequence ATGCCCACTTTTACTTTACCGCCGCGCCAGCCTGCCGCGTCGTCTCGTCTGCCGCTAACCCTGATGTCACTGGATAAATGGGCGCTGGTCTCCATTACCGGTGCAGACAGCACCTCTTACCTGCAGGGTCAGTTAACGCTGGATGTCGCGGCGCTGGATGCAGACCATCATTCGCCCGCCGCACACTGCGATGCCAAAGGCAAAATGTGGAGCAATATGCGCCTGTTCCATCGCGGTGAAGGCTATGCTTATTTGATCCGCCGTGAACTGCGCGATACCCAGCTGACCGAGTTAAAGAAATACGCGGTATTTTCGAAAGTGACGATGGCAGCTGATGACGAGTCCGTGTTGCTGGGCGTAGCCGGTTTTCAGGCGCGCGCCGCGCTGGCGAATCTGTTTGATACCCTGCCCGACAGCGAGAAACCGGTCGCGCAGCAGGGAGAAACCACGCTGCTGTGGTTTGCCCATCCGGCCGAGCGTTTTCTGATTGTTACCTCGCAGGCTATGGCTGAAACCCTGAAGCAGAAGCTGAATGATGATGCGCAGTTCAATGACAGTCAGCAGTGGCTGGCGCTGGATATTGAAGCGGGAATTCCGGTGATCGATCCGGCCACCAGCGTGCAGTTTATTCCGCAGGCCACCAACCTGCAGGCGCTGGATGCCATCAGCTTTAAAAAGGGCTGTTATGCCGGTCAGGAGATGGTCGCCAGGGCGAAATATCGCGGTGCCAATAAACGCGCGCTTTACTGGCTGGCGGGTCAGGCCAGTCATCTGCCTGACGCTAATGCCCCGCTGGAGTTGCAGATGGGTGAACGCTGGCGTCGTACCGGCAGCGTGCTAGCTGCAGTGCAGTTAGATGATGGCATCAGCTGGATTCAGGTGGTGCTGAATAACGATCTGGAGCCGGATAGCGTGCTGCGGGTTGAAGGTGACGAAGGCGGCCATCTCACTATTCAGCCGCTGCCCTACTCGCTGGCTGAAGAGTGA